ACATCGTTGACATCTGTAATCCCCATATTCTGGTTATAAATGGCTAAAGTATAGCCTAAGCCTGCAGCCACAGACCATGTTCTTTTTTTACTAAAAGGCATGTCGCGCAAGAACCCCCTGACAGTCCGGTAGAAAATTTATTTTGTCTCAAGCCGGAAGGACCTTTTTGAAGAATGTTATAAGTGATATTGAGGTAAAATTGGTCTTCCCGATAAAGCGAATCAGGGGCATCAAAATCAGTTTCCACATTTTGAGCCGTTACGCCAAATGTCATGAAGAAAGCGATTAAGACTAAATAGATTCGCATAACATTTATTTTAGCAGAGAGGATGGGATTCGAACCCACGATACAGTTACCCATATACAAACTTTCCAGGCTTGCTCCTTCAACCACTCGGACACCTCTCTTTTTGTGTTGCAAAGAACAACAAATTTTTTCAGTAAAAAAAGTTAGTTTGGCAATTTATTACTGCATTTCACCACGCAGTGACGTTTCAAAAATGGTTTTGAAAACTGCCGGTGCCACATTTTGTCCCAGCAGGTACATTAACTTAGTAATGGCCGCTTCTGTAGTGATATCTTTCCCCGAAATGACACCGATTTTCTTAAGTTGTGTACTGGTTTCATATTGTCCCATACTAACACTGCCACCCGAACATTGGGTTACGTTTACAATGTGCAAACCATTTTTGATGGCTTTCTTCAAAACCTGTATAAACCAATCTTCAGAAGGTGCATTCCCCGAACCATAAGTTTCCAAAACAATCCCTTTCAGATTTGGAATGGCTAGGATAGAAGACAAGACGGTTTCATTCATGCCCGGAAATATTTTTACGACCACAACATTATCGTTTAGCGATTTATGTACTACTAAGTTCTTGTTGGATTGCTTTTGCAAGGTGGCATTGGCATTAATTTTTAAATGCACGCCCGACTCAGCCAAAGGCGGATAATTTGGCGAGGCAAAAGCATTAAAATGTTCGGCATTAATTTTGGTGGTGCGGTTGCCACGGTATAATTTGTACTCAAAATACAAACAAACTTCGTGAATTACCGGTTTTCCTTTATGTTGCAACGAAGCAATTTGTATGGCGGTAATCAAGTTTTCTTTAGCATCTGTGCGTAAATCGCCTATAGGTAATTGTGAACCGGTAAATACTACCGGCTTATGCAAATGTTCTAACATAAAGCTCAAGGCCGACGCAGAGTACGACATCGTATCCGAACCGTGAAGCACTACAAAACCATCAAACTTGGCGTAATTATCTTCAATAATGGTGGCTATCAAATCCCATTTGTCAGGGCTCATATTAGAAGAATCGATGGGCTTTTCAAACGAAATGGTTTCGATATTACAATCCAATTGTTTGAGCTCGGGAATTTTTTGCAACAGCTTTTTAAAGTTGAAAGCTTTCAACGCACCAGTCTCAAAATCTTTCATCATACCAATAGTTCCGCCGGTATAAAGCAGCAGTATGTTTGGCTTAGACAACATGCTGGTATTTTGTTTTATTGACCACCGGATTGGCATACATGGCTAAGAAACTCTCCACCATTTGCGGATTGTTTTCGTCAATTTTCATTTCAAGTCGACGCTCAAACAAAGACTTTTCGTTTTCGGTATAACACCCTTTGTATTTATCGGTTTTGTGCAACAAATCGTAAGCAATATAGTTGGTAGGCCAAAGCATATAACTCTGCAAAATAGAATCATCAATAACTTGCGCCAAAGCTTGTATTTGTTTGTTATTGTTGTCAAATTCAGCGGCAATTTCCTCCAATTCTTGGTTCAGCACATCACCGATATGAATGTGAATGCGTTTCTTTTGCCCAATGATTCCGCTTAATAAGGTCACAAAATCTTCATTCTTTTCTTTGATGTAAATTTCGTTTTTGGCTTCTGCGATAAGCTGTGGCATTTTCAAGGCATCCGTAGGATCGTATTCATACGAAATAGACACCGGAACTATCTTTATTTTCTTAAAATAATCGAGCATTTTAGGTTCGTCAGAACCCATAGCCAACATTTTCAAAACGCCCGAATGGGTAGCATCATTGCCGTCTTTCGTTCTGCCTTCGCGCTGAGCAATCCATACAGAACGGTTTTCGCGCAGCAATAAACGACCAATGTACTCCGACATTACTTTAGAACTTTCCAGCAATTCTCTTGGGGGTAAACCGCGTTGTACTAAAAAGTTTCTGTTGAGTTTGGATAAGGTTTTCAGGAAAGATTTTTTGACCAAATTATCTCCGATAGCCGAAGCCGTCATCACTAAGCCATGATCAAACAAGGCCACATTGAGCAAGGAAGTGTCAAGAATAATATCTCTGTGGTTGGAAATAAAAAGATAAGACGTATTAGGCTCCAGTTTTTCAAACCCCGAAGTCGTTAACCCATCTGAACTTTTGGCCAACACCTTTTGAACCGACTGATAAATAAAATTACATTGGAAATCGCGAATGGAGTGCGTTTTTTTGAGTTGGTTTTTCCAAACTTCTTCGTCCACATCGGGGAATGTAAAACTCATTAAAGCTTTCATCATCGGATGATTAACTGCAGTATGAATGGCTTCATTTACTTCAGCATCATAAAACGGACGAATAGAATCAAATTTCTGCATTTTAATTCACAATTTAAGATGAACAAAAGAACAAAAAAAAAGTCAATTTCTAGTAATTTCTGTATTAAATCCCAAAAACAGCTTTCGAATTTTCGGTTGTAATTCGGGCAATTTCTTCGATGGGAAGTTGGTAAATAGTCGCCAGCTTTTCGGCAACGAGTTTGGTGTAACTGCTTTCATTTCGTTTTCCGCGAAAAGGGGCCGGTGCTAAATAAGGCGAATCGGTTTCTAACACGATATGTTGCAAATCTATTTCATTTAGAAATTGGTCAATCTTTCCGTTTTTGAATGTCGCCACACCGCCAATACCAAGCTTCATGTTTAAGCCGATAGCTCTTTTGGCTTGTTCAAAATCACCGGTAAAACAATGGAAAATGCCGAACAAATCAGTTGCTTTTTCGCTTTCCAACACTTCAAAAACTTCGTCAAAGGCATCGCGACAATGAATGTTGATGGCTAGCTGGTGTTTTTTGGCCAATTGAATTTGATGTTGAAAGGCATGTTGCTGTTGTTTCAAAAACGTTTTGTCCCAAAACAAATCAATCCCTATTTCGCCCACAGCATAGAATCTTTTGTTAGTCAGTTCAGCCTCCACATGGGCTAGTTCTTCCAGATAATTTTCTTTGACATAGGTAGGATGCAAGCCCATCATCAAGAAAACATTTTCAGGAAACTGGGCTTCCAGCGCATACATTTTCTGCGTATAATTCGAATCAATTGACGGGACAAAAAAACGAGAAACTCCGGTATCTATTGCCCGTTGTATCATTTCGGTTCTGTCGTTTTCAAATTCTTCGGAATATAAATGGGTATGCGTGTCTGTTAAAATCATTGGGATGAAAAGCAACTAAGTTTCTAAGGCGCAAAGGTACTAAGTTTCTACAGATTTTTATGGTGTTAGATTTTAGTTTACATTTGAATTTCATTCCCTTATTATGAAAAACCTACACGACATACTCAAACACGAAAAGTATAAAAAGATTGCTTTTAAAGTTTCCAAGACGCAGCATTTGTTGGTTAAAGCCACGATTAATGGTGTTTCCGGAAATTTTATCCTGGATACCGGAGCCAGCAACAGTTGTGTTGGTTTTGACGGTATCGAACTTTTTCATCTGAAAGCCGGAAAATCAAAAACCAAAGCTTCCGGGGCCGGAGCAACGGGCATGTTGACCCAAATTGCCAAAAACAACACCTTGCAAATTGGTCGATGGAAAACAGCGGAATTTCACTTAGTGATTTTTGATATGGTGCATGTTAATGAAGCCTTACTACAATACAAAGCCAAACCGGTGCATGGTATTATTGGTGCTGATGTTTTACTGGAAGGGAAAGCTATTATTGATTATTACAATCATTGTTTGTATTTAAAATAGCCCAAATAGTCGATGAAAACCATTTAATACTAAATGAGATAGTTATTTTTACTCATTTTCTGTTTACATTTGATTATCAAAATAATAAGCCATGATAAAAAACTACCTTTCTTTATTTTTATTAGTTTTCGGATTCTTCAGCACTATTTCGTTTGGGCAGGTTAATGCTAATGATGACATCTTTGCCGTTGTATATGGAGCCAGCCAAGTGACCGCAGGTAATTGTTTGCTTAATGATACCGTAAACGCGAGCCAAGCGCAAGCCAGCAACGTTATCATTTCAATGGTTTCTTCCACAAACCCGGGAATTTCATTATCGGGCAGCAATGTCATTGTAGCAGGTGGAACGCCACAAGGGACTTATTCGCTAACCTACAAGATATGTGATGCCGCAAATGCCTCGGTATGCGACACCGGCATTGTAACCATTAACACCAAAATTTTAGCCAATCCGGATAGTTTTTTTGCGCCGGTATGTGGTTTTTTTGTTGGAAACGTCTTGGGCTCAGGTCCTGATTTAAATTATATTGACACTTTAAATGGTGAGCCGGCAGTACTCGTTTCCTATTACAGTCAACCTGATAACGTTTATCATCCGGCTACTGTTACATTAAACTATAATGCCATCTATCCTGAGATTCTAATTCAATCTAACGGAGATATTTTTGTAATGAATCCATCTTTTACCGGAAGTTATGTTTTGACTTATGAAATATGCGAAATAGCCCATCCAACCAATTGCAGTACCGGCTATGTGAACCTAACCCTTTTTTATCCTCCGCCTTATGCCATAGATGATTATTTTATGGAGATTGATAATGCTACCGGTGGAATCACCCCTAGTGTCCTTGATAATGATTTTTCTCCTTGTTCCGGTGGAAACCTCAATACTTCAAATTCCTATATTACACCATATACCGTATCGCCTGGCGTAACATTAAATTTTGATGGAACCATCACCGTAGATTCGGGAACTGCCCCCGGTTCCTATTATGTACCCTACACCGTTTGTGAATTTAACAATTCCTGTGCACAAGCAGCTGCTTATTTTGCCGTTGTAGGCGTTTCAAATCTGGTGGCCAATTATGACAGTTATACCAATTACCCGAACACCACTACTGCAAGTGTTCTTAATAATGACACCCTAAATGGAAACCCAATTACAGACTCTTCAAGTGTTCTCATTTCGCCTTTGAGTACTCCTCCTACCGGTTTTACCTTAAATAGCAACGGAAGCATAACCATTGCCTCAACGGTAATTGAAGGAACTTATGTGTTGCCTTATAAGATTTGCAGCATCAGTAACACCAACGATTGCTATGTAAACTATGCTTATATTGTTGTTTTCAAAAATAGGATTACTGGAAAAGTGAAATTTGATGCCAATAGTAATGGTTGTGATCCGGGAGATGCCTATTTAAACAACATTAAAGTAAAGAATGTAAACGGTTCCAGTACATATACAAGCTATACCAATTACGATGGAGCAAGTAATTATTATCTAATCGCTGATGTTGGAAACAATACCGTTTCAGTAACTGACTTACCCAGCTATTTTACCGTTACACCTCCCACTCAAACCATCAATTTTGCAACAGCCGGTGTAGTGGCCAGTTTTGGCGATTTTTGTGTTTCAATCAATTCGAATGTGAATGATTTGGAAGTCGTATTGATTCCCTTATTCAATGTCGTACCGGGACTTCCGGTATTCTACAATATTTGGTATAAAAACAACGGAAGTACTACGCTAAGCGGTCAGGTTACCTTCCAATTTGACAATTCTAAAAT
Above is a genomic segment from Flavobacterium phycosphaerae containing:
- a CDS encoding asparaginase, whose translation is MLSKPNILLLYTGGTIGMMKDFETGALKAFNFKKLLQKIPELKQLDCNIETISFEKPIDSSNMSPDKWDLIATIIEDNYAKFDGFVVLHGSDTMSYSASALSFMLEHLHKPVVFTGSQLPIGDLRTDAKENLITAIQIASLQHKGKPVIHEVCLYFEYKLYRGNRTTKINAEHFNAFASPNYPPLAESGVHLKINANATLQKQSNKNLVVHKSLNDNVVVVKIFPGMNETVLSSILAIPNLKGIVLETYGSGNAPSEDWFIQVLKKAIKNGLHIVNVTQCSGGSVSMGQYETSTQLKKIGVISGKDITTEAAITKLMYLLGQNVAPAVFKTIFETSLRGEMQ
- a CDS encoding 1-acyl-sn-glycerol-3-phosphate acyltransferase, with amino-acid sequence MQKFDSIRPFYDAEVNEAIHTAVNHPMMKALMSFTFPDVDEEVWKNQLKKTHSIRDFQCNFIYQSVQKVLAKSSDGLTTSGFEKLEPNTSYLFISNHRDIILDTSLLNVALFDHGLVMTASAIGDNLVKKSFLKTLSKLNRNFLVQRGLPPRELLESSKVMSEYIGRLLLRENRSVWIAQREGRTKDGNDATHSGVLKMLAMGSDEPKMLDYFKKIKIVPVSISYEYDPTDALKMPQLIAEAKNEIYIKEKNEDFVTLLSGIIGQKKRIHIHIGDVLNQELEEIAAEFDNNNKQIQALAQVIDDSILQSYMLWPTNYIAYDLLHKTDKYKGCYTENEKSLFERRLEMKIDENNPQMVESFLAMYANPVVNKTKYQHVV
- a CDS encoding TatD family hydrolase → MILTDTHTHLYSEEFENDRTEMIQRAIDTGVSRFFVPSIDSNYTQKMYALEAQFPENVFLMMGLHPTYVKENYLEELAHVEAELTNKRFYAVGEIGIDLFWDKTFLKQQQHAFQHQIQLAKKHQLAINIHCRDAFDEVFEVLESEKATDLFGIFHCFTGDFEQAKRAIGLNMKLGIGGVATFKNGKIDQFLNEIDLQHIVLETDSPYLAPAPFRGKRNESSYTKLVAEKLATIYQLPIEEIARITTENSKAVFGI
- a CDS encoding retropepsin-like aspartic protease; amino-acid sequence: MKNLHDILKHEKYKKIAFKVSKTQHLLVKATINGVSGNFILDTGASNSCVGFDGIELFHLKAGKSKTKASGAGATGMLTQIAKNNTLQIGRWKTAEFHLVIFDMVHVNEALLQYKAKPVHGIIGADVLLEGKAIIDYYNHCLYLK
- a CDS encoding T9SS type A sorting domain-containing protein produces the protein MIKNYLSLFLLVFGFFSTISFGQVNANDDIFAVVYGASQVTAGNCLLNDTVNASQAQASNVIISMVSSTNPGISLSGSNVIVAGGTPQGTYSLTYKICDAANASVCDTGIVTINTKILANPDSFFAPVCGFFVGNVLGSGPDLNYIDTLNGEPAVLVSYYSQPDNVYHPATVTLNYNAIYPEILIQSNGDIFVMNPSFTGSYVLTYEICEIAHPTNCSTGYVNLTLFYPPPYAIDDYFMEIDNATGGITPSVLDNDFSPCSGGNLNTSNSYITPYTVSPGVTLNFDGTITVDSGTAPGSYYVPYTVCEFNNSCAQAAAYFAVVGVSNLVANYDSYTNYPNTTTASVLNNDTLNGNPITDSSSVLISPLSTPPTGFTLNSNGSITIASTVIEGTYVLPYKICSISNTNDCYVNYAYIVVFKNRITGKVKFDANSNGCDPGDAYLNNIKVKNVNGSSTYTSYTNYDGASNYYLIADVGNNTVSVTDLPSYFTVTPPTQTINFATAGVVASFGDFCVSINSNVNDLEVVLIPLFNVVPGLPVFYNIWYKNNGSTTLSGQVTFQFDNSKMSFLSSSPSPTNLATNTLTYTFSNLTPFESRLVKNVKFQVATPPTVDSGDIAAFSASVTPTVADATPTNNTNSTSQTVVNSQDPNDIAVHEGSTITLAQAQQDYLHYTIRFQNIGDSDAINIRVLNDLDAKLDWSTFQLVSTSHNCRVKNKNGHNEFLFEGINLPGNLNEPESHGYISYKVKPISSIALGNVISNTANIYFDYNAPIQTNTVSTTVVALGNDDFAFTNFNYYPNPVKNTLMLSNATTIDEIEISSVLGQKILSKKVNELQTELNISELSNGIYFVKITSGGQEKTVKIIKK